A genomic region of Leptospira mtsangambouensis contains the following coding sequences:
- the rplP gene encoding 50S ribosomal protein L16 has translation MLAPKRVKFRKRQRGRLKGKDERGSYVAFGEYGLKAISSGRITARQIEAARITINRQVKRGGKLWIRIFPHLPITKKPAETRMGKGKGNPEFWIAEIRPGRVLFEMAGIDEETARKALHLAAFKLPVETSFVKRNVL, from the coding sequence ATGTTAGCACCTAAACGAGTAAAATTTAGAAAACGCCAAAGAGGGCGCTTAAAAGGTAAGGACGAAAGAGGTTCTTACGTTGCGTTCGGTGAGTATGGTTTAAAAGCCATCTCTTCCGGTCGTATCACAGCGCGACAAATCGAAGCTGCAAGGATTACTATCAACCGCCAAGTGAAACGAGGTGGGAAATTGTGGATCAGGATCTTCCCTCATTTACCAATCACAAAGAAACCTGCCGAAACTCGTATGGGTAAAGGTAAAGGTAACCCTGAATTCTGGATTGCTGAGATCCGTCCAGGCCGTGTTCTTTTTGAGATGGCTGGAATTGATGAAGAAACAGCAAGAAAAGCACTTCACCTAGCAGCGTTTAAACTGCCAGTAGAAACTTCATTTGTTAAGAGGAACGTTCTATGA